A genomic stretch from Bacillota bacterium includes:
- the tsf gene encoding translation elongation factor Ts has translation MHIDAKIVKALREKTGAGMMDCKKALQEAKGNEEKAVDLLREKGLAAAAKRAGRAANQGIVDSYIHLGGKIGVIVEVNCETDFVARNDEFREFVRNLCLQVTATNPTYLTKEDVPEDILDKERQIIKAQALNEGKPEKVIEKIVEGRLDKYYRENCLLEQNFVKDEDITISELLSGLIAKIGENIVIRRFSRFEVGEGVESDNSGGC, from the coding sequence ATGCATATCGATGCTAAAATAGTAAAGGCGTTACGTGAAAAAACCGGAGCCGGTATGATGGATTGTAAGAAAGCTCTGCAGGAAGCTAAAGGAAATGAAGAGAAAGCAGTTGATCTCCTCAGGGAAAAAGGACTTGCCGCAGCGGCAAAGAGAGCAGGCCGTGCAGCAAATCAGGGGATTGTGGATTCATACATTCATCTCGGGGGAAAGATCGGTGTTATAGTTGAGGTTAATTGTGAAACTGATTTCGTAGCCCGGAACGACGAATTTCGAGAATTTGTCCGCAACCTATGCCTGCAGGTAACAGCTACCAACCCGACATACCTGACCAAGGAAGATGTTCCCGAAGATATCCTTGATAAAGAAAGACAAATTATTAAAGCTCAAGCCCTGAACGAGGGTAAACCGGAAAAAGTTATCGAAAAAATAGTTGAAGGACGTCTTGATAAATACTACCGGGAGAACTGCCTGCTTGAACAGAACTTCGTAAAAGATGAAGATATAACGATCAGCGAACTTCTCTCCGGTTTGATAGCCAAGATCGGTGAAAATATAGTGATCAGGCGGTTCAGCCGATTTGAAGTAGGCGAAGGGGTCGAATCCGATAATTCGGGCGGCTGCTAA
- a CDS encoding DUF1015 domain-containing protein, whose amino-acid sequence MAVIKPFRGIRYDPNTITDISSVITPPYDVIDTAEQERLHRKSEFNIIHLEYGISKASDTEKDNRYTRAAETINRWLEQNVLVYDPKPFFYLYEQSFSHEGKNYHRTGLVATLKLEPYSKRVILPHELTMTGPKQDRLELLRSTRTNISPIFTLFPDPEAKIKTLSLHKSEAPIVEAVEENGQTHRLWLLKDHAFQVELAEYLASQQLLIADGHHRYETALKYFESAGSNPIPGSAYIMTMMVSMKDSGLLMLPTHRLLDSLTEEEFNRLNSTVNEQFKVIDFGPTVELNKTLYLKELNNISRLNRGFGWITREQAFVLFPKSSQANRELPVSLLHDQLLKPFHKTARTEDPAEDRLHYTHNFDSAVNALLSGKSHSAFILDTIPVEDVFERARQGLVMPQKSTYFYPKLPSGLVLYRFNS is encoded by the coding sequence ATGGCTGTTATTAAACCTTTTAGAGGAATCAGGTATGATCCAAACACTATAACGGATATCAGCTCGGTGATAACACCGCCATACGATGTAATTGATACTGCCGAGCAAGAACGGCTCCACCGCAAAAGTGAATTCAACATTATACATCTTGAATACGGTATCTCAAAAGCCAGTGATACGGAAAAAGATAACCGTTACACACGGGCGGCTGAAACCATTAACCGTTGGCTGGAACAAAATGTTCTCGTCTACGACCCTAAACCCTTTTTCTATCTGTATGAACAATCATTCTCCCACGAAGGTAAAAATTATCATCGGACAGGCCTCGTCGCCACCTTGAAATTAGAGCCATATAGCAAGAGGGTAATCCTGCCGCATGAGCTTACCATGACAGGCCCGAAACAAGATCGTCTTGAACTGCTGCGCAGTACCCGGACCAACATCAGTCCCATCTTCACTCTCTTTCCTGATCCTGAAGCCAAAATTAAAACGTTATCTCTACATAAGTCTGAGGCTCCGATAGTGGAAGCAGTTGAAGAAAACGGACAAACTCATCGCCTCTGGCTTCTAAAGGATCATGCTTTCCAGGTTGAGCTTGCTGAATACCTTGCCTCGCAGCAGCTTTTAATTGCCGATGGCCATCACCGGTACGAAACTGCCCTGAAATATTTTGAAAGTGCCGGCAGCAACCCTATTCCCGGTTCCGCATATATCATGACAATGATGGTCAGTATGAAAGATTCAGGATTGCTCATGCTTCCTACGCACCGTCTACTCGATTCCTTAACGGAAGAAGAATTTAATCGCCTCAATTCGACCGTGAATGAACAATTTAAAGTCATCGATTTCGGTCCGACAGTTGAACTGAATAAAACACTTTATCTCAAAGAACTGAATAATATAAGCCGCCTCAACAGAGGCTTTGGTTGGATTACCCGTGAACAGGCTTTTGTACTATTCCCCAAATCTTCCCAGGCAAACCGGGAACTACCCGTTTCGCTTCTACACGACCAGCTGCTTAAGCCATTTCATAAAACGGCAAGAACCGAAGATCCTGCTGAAGACAGGTTGCATTACACTCATAATTTTGATTCCGCAGTTAATGCTTTATTATCAGGAAAGTCTCATTCAGCCTTTATTCTTGATACCATACCTGTTGAAGATGTTTTCGAGCGCGCCCGACAGGGCCTGGTCATGCCTCAGAAGTCTACCTACTTTTATCCCAAACTGCCCAGCGGGCTGGTCCTCTACCGCTTTAATTCCTGA
- a CDS encoding histone deacetylase — MNGKEEKIGLIYHADYLIHTQGQHPERKERLEHIMAALEDNNLFERVVLKEPAPAEIDDVTLVHDPDYIKLLDEVCRSGRNFLDMDTYIVPESYRIALLSAGGVLTGLRMVMEGDVRKAFALNRPPGHHAERGRAMGFCLMNNIAITAEVAKRDYGLKRIVIMDWDVHHGNGTQHIFEKDNEVLFISTHQNPAYPGTGSMEEVGKDLGEGFTVNIPLPTGSGDEDYKLFFDHLIIPVIGRFEPEIILISAGQDAYRYDPLAGMGLTYQGYYNMALALSDAAEHHCGGKLVLCLEGGYHLTGQAGAVVQVLNALGNWGLPIGEQSPGLEPNRFVLQRLQEILEIQKRYWDI, encoded by the coding sequence ATGAACGGTAAAGAAGAAAAAATAGGCCTAATCTATCATGCAGATTACTTAATACATACGCAGGGCCAGCATCCGGAGCGCAAAGAGCGGCTTGAGCATATAATGGCCGCTCTTGAAGATAATAATCTCTTCGAGAGAGTTGTTTTAAAAGAACCTGCCCCGGCGGAGATTGATGATGTAACCCTGGTTCACGACCCTGACTATATAAAACTGCTGGATGAAGTCTGCCGGTCCGGCAGAAATTTCCTTGATATGGATACTTATATAGTTCCCGAATCATACAGGATAGCCCTTTTATCTGCGGGGGGAGTATTAACCGGCCTGAGAATGGTTATGGAAGGCGACGTGAGAAAGGCATTCGCTTTAAATCGCCCCCCGGGGCATCATGCCGAGAGAGGTCGGGCAATGGGATTTTGCCTGATGAACAATATAGCCATTACTGCCGAGGTTGCGAAACGTGACTACGGCTTAAAAAGAATTGTCATCATGGATTGGGATGTTCATCACGGAAACGGTACCCAGCATATCTTTGAAAAGGATAACGAGGTTTTATTCATTTCAACTCACCAGAATCCGGCATACCCTGGTACAGGTTCAATGGAAGAAGTGGGTAAAGATCTGGGCGAAGGATTTACGGTTAATATCCCACTTCCAACTGGTAGTGGGGATGAGGACTATAAGCTCTTTTTTGACCATCTGATCATCCCGGTTATAGGCCGTTTTGAGCCGGAGATTATCTTGATTTCTGCCGGTCAGGATGCATACCGCTATGATCCCCTGGCAGGAATGGGCCTTACATATCAGGGTTATTATAATATGGCTCTGGCTTTATCAGATGCTGCTGAACACCACTGCGGTGGAAAGTTAGTCCTTTGCCTTGAGGGAGGCTATCACCTCACCGGACAAGCGGGTGCAGTAGTCCAGGTTCTAAATGCATTGGGTAACTGGGGTCTACCAATAGGCGAGCAGAGCCCAGGCCTTGAACCAAACCGTTTTGTCCTGCAGCGCCTGCAGGAAATACTAGAAATTCAGAAGCGCTACTGGGATATTTAA
- a CDS encoding thioesterase family protein, with protein MKKYETKVRVRYKDTDQMGVAYYANYLVWFEVGRTELMRSLELPYLEFEKSNIYLPVLKAFCEYKMPAHYDDELSIVTRLENLDNVRITFAYDIRRAGKLLANGYTEHAFISDNGKPVVLKKFSPFLWNRLCRALETDSD; from the coding sequence TTGAAAAAATATGAAACAAAAGTAAGGGTACGCTACAAGGATACAGATCAAATGGGTGTCGCTTATTATGCCAACTACCTGGTATGGTTTGAAGTTGGTCGGACTGAACTGATGAGAAGCCTGGAGCTGCCCTACCTGGAGTTTGAAAAGAGTAATATCTATCTTCCTGTCCTGAAAGCTTTCTGTGAATATAAAATGCCGGCTCATTATGACGATGAACTTTCTATCGTGACCAGGCTTGAAAATCTTGATAATGTGCGGATAACCTTTGCCTATGATATCCGCAGGGCAGGTAAATTACTGGCAAACGGTTATACCGAACATGCATTTATCAGTGATAATGGTAAACCTGTTGTGCTCAAGAAATTCAGCCCTTTTTTATGGAACAGGTTATGCAGGGCACTGGAAACCGATTCTGACTGA
- the pyk gene encoding pyruvate kinase — MRRTKIVCTIGPSIDSEEKMLSLIRSGMDVARLNLSHGKHEEHFQQLDLIRKISKELNKNVGILFDTRGPEVRTGSLAEEEVILEDNQEFVLTTETVPGDKNRVSVTYSDLHNDLKPGVKVLIDDGLIELEVVSVKGREIRCRVINGGELHSYKGLNTPGTRINLPAVSDKDRVDIIRALENDVDFLAASFTRSTNDILEIRRLVENKGGNIMILAKIESREGVDNYDSIIEVADGVMVARGDLGVEIPTEEVPLLQKVFIRKCNNRGKPVITATQMLDSMIRNPRPTRAEASDVANAILDGTDAVMLSGETAIGRYPIESVNTMSRIAEHTEKGLNYKRILDEQSMKIKKTVTDAISYATCHIAFELGADAVITATQSGTTARMVSKYRPAAPIVAVTSRKRVATQLTLTWGVNSIVCPPVSSTDDMFTNAIQSALQEKLISDGNLVIITAGVPVGVSGTTNLLRVETVGEIIVKGTGVGKAAASGKAFIVRDEKDLQKFEKGMILISSCTGKTHLPALEKAAALITEEGGLTSHGAIVAINLGIPAVVGVENATKSIQNGEMITVDAVRGLIYKGRANVL; from the coding sequence TTGCGCCGGACAAAAATAGTCTGCACCATCGGACCGAGTATAGACAGTGAAGAAAAAATGTTATCGTTAATTCGCTCCGGCATGGATGTGGCCAGGTTAAACCTGTCACATGGGAAGCACGAAGAGCATTTTCAACAACTCGATCTGATTAGAAAGATAAGTAAAGAGTTAAATAAAAATGTGGGTATTCTTTTTGATACACGTGGTCCGGAAGTAAGAACAGGAAGCCTGGCGGAAGAAGAGGTAATTTTAGAGGATAATCAGGAGTTTGTTTTAACCACTGAAACAGTCCCTGGCGATAAAAACAGGGTATCGGTTACGTACTCCGACCTGCACAACGATTTAAAACCCGGTGTTAAAGTTTTAATTGATGATGGATTAATCGAACTTGAAGTTGTATCAGTGAAAGGACGGGAAATAAGGTGCCGGGTGATTAACGGTGGTGAATTGCACAGCTATAAAGGGCTGAATACTCCCGGGACGAGAATAAATCTACCTGCAGTCAGCGACAAGGATCGAGTCGATATAATCAGGGCGTTGGAAAATGATGTTGATTTTCTGGCGGCGTCATTTACGCGGAGCACAAACGACATACTGGAAATAAGACGCCTGGTGGAAAACAAGGGCGGAAATATCATGATCCTGGCAAAAATTGAAAGCCGCGAAGGTGTTGATAATTACGATTCAATAATCGAAGTTGCCGACGGTGTGATGGTTGCCAGGGGCGATCTCGGTGTAGAAATTCCTACAGAAGAGGTTCCATTGCTCCAAAAAGTATTTATCCGTAAATGCAATAATCGTGGTAAACCGGTGATAACGGCAACCCAGATGCTTGACAGCATGATCCGTAATCCCAGGCCGACCAGGGCAGAGGCCAGCGATGTGGCCAACGCTATTCTTGATGGAACTGATGCGGTTATGCTATCCGGTGAGACGGCAATAGGCCGATATCCCATAGAGTCGGTTAATACTATGAGCAGAATTGCCGAACATACAGAAAAAGGCCTGAATTACAAGCGAATCCTTGATGAACAAAGTATGAAAATCAAGAAAACAGTTACTGATGCAATCAGTTATGCCACCTGTCATATTGCCTTTGAGCTGGGAGCTGATGCGGTAATAACGGCGACACAATCAGGGACGACAGCCAGAATGGTCTCGAAATATCGGCCTGCCGCTCCTATTGTCGCGGTAACTTCAAGAAAGAGAGTGGCAACTCAACTGACTCTGACCTGGGGAGTAAATTCAATTGTCTGCCCGCCGGTTTCATCCACAGATGACATGTTTACCAATGCCATTCAGAGCGCCCTGCAGGAGAAACTGATCAGCGATGGCAACCTTGTTATTATCACTGCAGGGGTTCCTGTCGGTGTATCCGGCACAACCAACCTGTTGAGAGTTGAAACTGTAGGAGAAATTATTGTAAAGGGAACGGGTGTGGGAAAAGCGGCTGCCAGCGGTAAGGCCTTCATAGTCAGAGATGAAAAAGATCTGCAGAAGTTTGAAAAGGGGATGATCCTGATATCAAGCTGCACCGGTAAAACTCATCTGCCTGCATTGGAGAAAGCTGCTGCATTGATTACAGAAGAAGGCGGGTTGACATCACATGGCGCAATTGTGGCCATCAATCTGGGAATACCTGCGGTTGTGGGTGTGGAAAATGCAACAAAATCGATACAAAATGGTGAAATGATCACTGTCGATGCCGTAAGAGGACTGATCTACAAGGGAAGGGCAAATGTTTTGTAA
- a CDS encoding DNA polymerase III subunit alpha — protein MANASFVHLHCHTEYSLLDGAARIKRLVNRAVELKMPALAITDHGTMFGVVDFYRAAKAAGIKPILGCEVYVAPRTRFQKEVRQDDSQYHLVLLAENNEGYQNLMNLVSAGFIEGFYYKPRIDRDLLEEHSKGLIALSGCLAGEIPSHILNGQTEKAKEVACYYRDLFGKDNFYLELHDHGMPEQKIVNDVLKKIAAEEDIKLVVTNDVHYIARNDAEVHDVLLCIQTGKTVDEPERMKFESEDFYFKTAEEMAERFSDCPEALSNTLLIAERCNVEKYFDQRHLPEYALPEGVDPNDYLRNLCYEGLKKRYKEITPEIRERLEYELSVIRQMDYANYFLIVWDLIEYARKEDVIVGPGRGSAAGSLVAYSLGITNIEPLKYGLLFERFLNPERISMPDIDIDFCDDKRDRILNYVCEKYGQERVAQIITFGTMAARAAVRDVGRALAIPYAEVDRIAKLIPMELKMTIKRALEQSRELQILYKEDKYRQLLDTSMAVEGMPRHASTHAAGVVIAKEPLVNYVPLYKATDSAIVTQFPMMTLEDLGLLKMDFLGLKTLSIIGEAIANIKKRRNLTVNIEEIPLDDARTYEMLSQGETTGTFQLESSGMRSVLRELMPNKFEDIIAVVALYRPGPMEQIPVFIKSKHGKKEIKYAHPILEPILNETYGVIVYQEQIMEIAARMAGFTLGQADLLRRAIGKKKKEILNQQKQLFIAGCQENGYSKELAAETYDLILKFADYGFNKSHAAAYAMIAYQTAYLKANYTVEFMAALMTVYYSNSDKVALYIADCRRMGIEVLPPDINESETHFTVIGDKRIRFGLAAVKNVGLGAIESIIAARKEKAFGSMSDYCSRVDLRLCNRKVLESLVKCGAFDSLGGHRAQYLAALDDILMQGQVVQRERENGQMSMFSLLDTETREELLLDKLPELEPFSNKERLTLEKELLGLYISGHPLEPYRHFLENMSNLTRCVELSDMGDNKHVRVGGIIAAVRKFYTKKNKQMAFIRLEDLTGSVETVIFPDLFDRQSALIDEDTLVIVEGRTDIKEEEEPKIIAEAINTLSRDKKYFRLIIDEGHNQEVLTHLKDILVAENGEVPVCLYFKSNQKKLVLKEEYWIRDHPSCVERLENLLGPGAVIEQIESIEDGLLDNTREN, from the coding sequence TTGGCTAATGCAAGTTTTGTTCACTTACACTGTCACACTGAATACAGTTTACTGGATGGCGCGGCAAGAATTAAAAGGCTGGTCAATCGAGCAGTAGAGCTAAAAATGCCTGCTCTGGCTATTACAGATCACGGGACCATGTTTGGTGTTGTCGATTTCTACCGGGCGGCGAAAGCAGCCGGAATTAAACCGATTTTAGGCTGTGAGGTTTACGTAGCACCGCGAACCCGTTTTCAAAAAGAAGTTCGTCAGGATGATTCACAGTATCATCTTGTTCTGCTGGCTGAAAACAATGAAGGATACCAAAACCTGATGAATCTTGTATCAGCTGGTTTCATTGAAGGGTTTTATTACAAACCGAGGATTGACCGGGATCTCCTTGAGGAACATTCAAAAGGCCTGATCGCCCTAAGTGGATGTCTGGCCGGTGAAATACCGTCCCATATTTTAAATGGCCAGACTGAAAAAGCAAAAGAGGTTGCCTGTTATTACCGTGATCTTTTTGGTAAGGACAACTTTTACCTTGAACTTCATGACCACGGGATGCCTGAACAGAAGATTGTAAACGATGTTTTGAAGAAGATTGCAGCAGAAGAAGATATCAAGTTGGTGGTAACCAACGATGTCCACTACATTGCGCGAAACGATGCAGAAGTTCATGATGTTCTACTCTGTATACAGACTGGTAAAACGGTGGATGAGCCGGAAAGAATGAAATTTGAATCAGAGGACTTTTATTTTAAAACAGCAGAAGAAATGGCTGAAAGATTTTCTGACTGCCCCGAGGCATTGAGCAACACCCTGTTGATTGCCGAGCGCTGCAATGTTGAAAAATATTTCGATCAGAGGCACCTACCTGAGTACGCCTTGCCTGAAGGTGTTGATCCTAATGATTATCTACGAAATCTCTGCTATGAGGGGCTTAAAAAGCGGTACAAGGAGATTACCCCGGAGATCCGCGAGCGGCTTGAATATGAACTGAGTGTAATCCGTCAGATGGATTACGCCAATTACTTTCTTATAGTCTGGGATCTGATCGAATATGCACGAAAAGAGGATGTAATAGTCGGTCCGGGTCGTGGTTCTGCGGCCGGCAGCCTTGTGGCCTACAGCCTGGGTATAACGAATATTGAACCCCTTAAATACGGACTGCTCTTTGAAAGATTCCTGAATCCCGAAAGGATATCGATGCCAGATATCGATATAGATTTCTGTGATGATAAGCGGGACAGGATTTTGAATTATGTTTGTGAAAAGTACGGACAGGAAAGGGTGGCCCAGATTATCACTTTCGGAACCATGGCTGCCAGGGCAGCTGTTCGTGATGTTGGCAGGGCTTTGGCTATACCCTATGCCGAGGTTGACAGGATTGCCAAGCTTATACCAATGGAATTGAAAATGACGATCAAGCGAGCTCTGGAACAGAGCAGGGAACTGCAGATCCTGTATAAAGAAGATAAATACCGTCAGCTGTTAGATACTTCGATGGCGGTGGAGGGAATGCCCCGTCATGCTTCCACACATGCCGCAGGAGTGGTTATAGCCAAGGAACCCCTGGTTAACTATGTGCCGCTCTACAAGGCAACCGACAGTGCCATTGTTACCCAGTTTCCAATGATGACCCTGGAAGACCTGGGCCTATTGAAAATGGATTTTCTCGGCCTGAAAACATTGAGTATTATCGGTGAAGCGATCGCTAACATCAAAAAAAGGCGAAATCTAACGGTAAATATTGAAGAAATCCCGCTTGATGATGCCAGGACATATGAAATGCTTTCACAGGGAGAAACTACCGGGACGTTTCAGCTGGAAAGTAGTGGAATGCGTTCGGTCCTTAGGGAACTGATGCCGAATAAGTTTGAAGATATTATTGCTGTAGTTGCTCTTTACAGGCCGGGGCCTATGGAACAGATCCCGGTATTCATCAAAAGCAAACACGGGAAAAAGGAGATTAAATATGCCCATCCCATACTTGAACCTATTCTAAACGAAACATACGGAGTAATCGTTTACCAGGAGCAGATTATGGAGATCGCCGCCAGGATGGCCGGTTTTACCCTTGGCCAGGCGGATCTTCTGCGCCGGGCTATCGGGAAAAAGAAAAAGGAGATTTTAAACCAGCAGAAACAGCTGTTCATTGCCGGCTGCCAGGAAAACGGCTATTCAAAAGAACTGGCAGCTGAGACATATGATTTAATTCTGAAATTTGCCGATTACGGTTTCAACAAATCGCATGCTGCAGCTTATGCCATGATCGCTTACCAGACGGCGTACTTGAAGGCCAACTATACAGTTGAATTTATGGCCGCGTTGATGACGGTTTACTATTCAAACAGTGATAAAGTGGCACTGTATATAGCCGATTGCCGCCGTATGGGCATAGAAGTTCTTCCGCCGGACATCAATGAAAGTGAAACACATTTTACTGTTATAGGCGATAAAAGAATCAGATTTGGACTGGCTGCAGTGAAAAATGTTGGACTCGGAGCAATTGAATCGATCATCGCTGCCCGAAAGGAAAAAGCGTTTGGATCGATGAGTGATTATTGTTCAAGGGTTGATTTAAGACTCTGCAACCGCAAAGTACTGGAAAGTCTGGTTAAGTGCGGAGCATTTGACTCGCTCGGTGGACACCGGGCTCAATACCTGGCTGCTTTGGATGACATATTAATGCAGGGTCAGGTTGTCCAGAGAGAGCGCGAAAACGGACAAATGTCGATGTTTTCATTACTTGACACAGAAACCAGGGAAGAACTGCTGCTGGACAAACTTCCGGAGCTTGAACCATTCAGCAACAAGGAAAGACTGACCCTGGAAAAGGAACTGCTGGGATTGTATATTTCCGGACACCCGCTGGAGCCATACCGGCATTTTCTCGAAAATATGTCTAACCTGACCCGCTGTGTGGAACTATCAGATATGGGCGATAATAAGCATGTAAGAGTCGGCGGCATTATAGCGGCTGTCCGAAAGTTTTACACCAAGAAGAATAAACAGATGGCTTTTATCAGGCTTGAGGATTTGACAGGGAGCGTGGAGACGGTGATTTTTCCCGACCTTTTTGATAGACAATCTGCCCTGATCGACGAGGATACGTTGGTGATCGTTGAAGGAAGAACTGATATAAAAGAGGAAGAAGAGCCAAAAATTATTGCTGAAGCGATAAATACGTTAAGCCGTGACAAGAAGTATTTCAGGCTAATTATAGACGAAGGACATAATCAGGAAGTATTAACACACCTGAAAGATATATTGGTCGCAGAAAATGGTGAGGTTCCGGTTTGTCTCTATTTTAAGAGCAATCAAAAAAAGCTTGTTTTAAAAGAAGAATACTGGATTCGTGATCATCCTTCATGCGTGGAAAGGCTTGAAAACCTGTTAGGCCCTGGGGCTGTGATTGAGCAGATCGAAAGTATCGAGGATGGTCTATTGGATAATACAAGAGAGAATTGA
- a CDS encoding AI-2E family transporter, with protein sequence MIKDRETRLALKIISIAAIFVILIWAIIKLAPIISLIVIAFFIVYTINPLVNFLVNIKFKPFMAAVAASLIIFVAVVLLFYLLIPGLIIEMRQLVIFLTTELIRDVPLLVTQLEEIDQRFNLQLASSFLEYSNEFMRQVPGNVQQLLRQLTALSMGVLSRIWVVLALIFLVFYLVQDLDKAKYNLTLIFPQIYKENIVHLMKTVDEKVGAYIRGTLMKCVFVGLLTWFGLSLLGMPFSLLLGILAGALNIILYIGPFVAAIPALLLSIMPGTPSILLVGLVYIVVQILDAFVFTPVFLGKATDLSPLTVIIIVLIGGQLMGLLGIILAIPITATLKVLLFHYYLDRRQVEENNHSTAK encoded by the coding sequence GTGATTAAGGATCGTGAAACCCGCCTGGCTTTGAAGATTATCTCCATCGCAGCCATATTTGTAATCCTGATCTGGGCTATCATCAAGTTGGCTCCAATAATCTCACTGATTGTTATAGCTTTTTTTATAGTTTATACGATCAATCCCCTTGTGAATTTTTTGGTAAACATTAAATTTAAGCCCTTTATGGCTGCCGTTGCCGCATCCCTGATTATATTTGTTGCTGTTGTCCTCCTCTTTTACCTGCTCATTCCCGGTTTAATAATCGAGATGAGGCAGTTGGTAATTTTTCTCACCACCGAACTGATCAGGGATGTTCCTCTTTTGGTTACCCAGTTGGAAGAAATCGACCAGCGTTTCAATCTGCAGCTTGCCAGTAGTTTCCTTGAATACTCAAATGAGTTCATGCGCCAGGTACCGGGCAACGTCCAGCAGCTCTTGCGACAGCTCACCGCACTTTCCATGGGAGTGCTTTCAAGGATCTGGGTTGTCCTGGCTCTGATCTTTTTAGTTTTCTATCTTGTTCAGGATCTGGATAAGGCAAAATACAACCTCACACTGATCTTTCCCCAGATTTACAAGGAAAACATCGTGCACCTGATGAAAACAGTCGACGAAAAAGTCGGGGCCTACATCCGTGGAACATTGATGAAGTGCGTCTTTGTCGGTCTATTGACCTGGTTCGGTTTAAGCCTGCTCGGGATGCCTTTTTCCCTTCTGTTGGGTATTCTGGCCGGAGCGTTGAATATTATTTTGTATATCGGTCCTTTTGTGGCAGCTATTCCCGCCCTTCTTTTAAGTATTATGCCCGGTACTCCGAGCATCTTACTTGTCGGACTGGTTTATATTGTCGTTCAGATCCTTGATGCCTTTGTCTTTACCCCTGTATTCCTTGGCAAAGCAACCGATTTAAGCCCACTAACTGTGATCATTATCGTCCTTATCGGAGGACAGCTTATGGGCCTGCTCGGCATTATTCTCGCCATCCCAATTACAGCCACTCTCAAGGTTCTACTCTTTCATTACTACCTGGACCGCCGCCAGGTGGAAGAAAATAATCACTCAACAGCAAAATAG
- the nth gene encoding endonuclease III, which yields MQKSALIEQDNDRLKIILAKLAEYYPRAKTSLVFSNPYQLFVATILSAQTTDEQVNKITSTLFKAVPSFADMSKMEPAELESYIQSCGLYRQKSKSLVVSSRIIIEKYGGDIPADFTQLVKLPGVGRKTANIIIGSVFGKPAIAVDTHVFRVSRRLGLADGGNVEQVEEQLKNIIPVSEWINSHHRLIAHGRRVCHARKPDCENCFLNQLCLYVLKRGDTK from the coding sequence ATGCAGAAATCAGCGTTAATCGAACAGGACAATGACAGGTTAAAAATCATTCTTGCTAAACTTGCCGAATACTACCCGCGGGCGAAAACAAGCCTGGTATTTTCAAACCCATACCAGCTTTTTGTGGCCACTATCCTTTCTGCTCAGACTACCGATGAACAGGTAAATAAAATTACGTCAACTCTCTTCAAAGCTGTTCCTTCTTTTGCAGATATGTCGAAAATGGAACCGGCAGAGCTTGAAAGTTATATTCAAAGCTGCGGCCTCTACCGCCAGAAGAGCAAATCGCTGGTAGTTTCCAGCAGGATTATCATCGAAAAATACGGTGGAGATATTCCAGCTGATTTTACTCAGTTAGTTAAACTGCCGGGAGTTGGCAGGAAAACGGCAAATATTATAATCGGCAGCGTATTTGGAAAACCGGCCATTGCTGTTGACACACATGTATTCAGGGTATCAAGAAGACTTGGCCTGGCTGATGGAGGAAATGTTGAACAGGTTGAAGAACAACTAAAGAATATTATTCCGGTGAGTGAGTGGATCAATTCTCATCACCGGTTGATTGCTCACGGTAGAAGGGTTTGTCATGCCCGGAAACCGGATTGTGAAAACTGCTTTCTTAATCAACTATGCCTGTATGTTCTGAAAAGGGGAGATACTAAATGA